One Drosophila subobscura isolate 14011-0131.10 chromosome U, UCBerk_Dsub_1.0, whole genome shotgun sequence DNA window includes the following coding sequences:
- the LOC117901265 gene encoding uncharacterized protein LOC117901265, which yields MAVTNIMRLCFFCGLVLFLCSQLAAAGRLRHARAHDGFHNIEREAAWRHSPRQRAHQANNRPNSQG from the exons ATGGCTGTCACCAACATCATGCGgttgtgtttcttttgtggG CTGGTGCTCTTCCTGTGCTCTCAGTTGGCTGCGGCTGGCAGGTTGCGGCATGCACGCGCCCACGATGGCTTCCACAACATCGAGAGAGAGGCAGCCTGGCGGCATTCGCCACGTCAGAGGGCGCATCAAGCAAACAATCGCCCGAATAGTCAGGGATGA
- the LOC117901262 gene encoding cytochrome c oxidase subunit 4 isoform 1, mitochondrial, which produces MALRLINNAVLRQLVAQLPRNAQVGSVASIHTLDKIGKREVVGYGWNGTACYADRVDYPMPAVRFREPNNEINALRAKEQGDWKKLSPQEIKALYRASFCQTIAEIQAGTGEWKQHLGVSLLFTAAAIWIAILMNLFVYDELPVTFDEEHQKAQLKRIIDLEMNPVTGLTSKWDYESNKWKN; this is translated from the exons ATGGCTCTCAGACTAATCAACAACGCTGTGCTCCGCCAGCTGGTCGCCCAGTTGCCACGCAACGCTCAGGTGGGCAGCGTTGCCTCCATCCACACGCTGGACAAGATTGGCAAGCGTGAGGTTGTTGGCTACGGCTGGAACGGCACCGCCTGCTACGCCGACCGTGTGGACTACCCCATGCCGGCTGTGCGCTTCCGCGAGCCCAACAACGAGATCAACGCTCTGCGCGCCAAGGAGCAGGGTGACTGGAAGAAGCTGAGCCCACAGGAGATCAAGGCCCTGTACCGTGCCAGCTTCTGCCAGACCATTGCCGAGATCCAGGCCGGTACCGGTGAGTGGAAGCAGCACTTGGGCGTTAGCCTGCTCTTCACAGCCGCTGCCATTTGGATTGCCATCCTGATGAATCTGTTTG TCTACGATGAGCTGCCAGTTACCTTCGATGAGGAGCACCAGAAGGCACAGTTGAAGCGTATCATTGATTTGGAGATGAACCCCGTGACTGGTTTGACCTCCAAGTGGGACTACGAGAGCAACAAGTGGAAGAACTAA